Proteins from one Setaria italica strain Yugu1 chromosome V, Setaria_italica_v2.0, whole genome shotgun sequence genomic window:
- the LOC101754496 gene encoding heat stress transcription factor C-1a, translated as MDGLHTELALGLLGCGGGGGDQLQTAPFVAKTYQMVCDPRTDALVRWGRENNSFVVVDPAGFSRLLLPCFFKHSNFSSFVRQLNTYGFRKVHPDRWEFAHESFLRGQTHLLPRIVRRKKRGEGGGGAASCSSVGEAQYAAASCAIRGEDHQEGQDQEEREALLEEVQRLRREQTAIGEELAQMSRRLQATERRPDQLMSFLARLAEDPDGVTRHLVEQAAEKKRRRMQLSSQAISPLPPPLLALGGKDCDGWQWAEQKPAIVLPSFEPTSSYCAVQQVPDFGGGNGGGGGITGMGLTADDTAVEMPFPFCLLGQGFF; from the exons ATGGACGGCCTCCACACGGAGCTCGCGCTGGGGCTGctcgggtgcggcggcggcggcggcgaccagctCCAGACGGCGCCGTTCGTGGCCAAGACGTACCAGATGGTGTGCGACCCGCGGACGGACGCGCTCGTGCGCTGGGGGAGGGAGAACAACagcttcgtcgtcgtcgaccccgCCGGCTTCTCGAGGCTGCTGCTCCCCTGCTTCTTCAAGCACAGCAACTTCTCCAGCTTCGTGCGCCAGCTCAACACATAC GGGTTCCGGAAGGTGCACCCGGACCGGTGGGAGTTCGCGCACGAGTCGTTCCTGCGCGGCCAGACGCACCTGCTGCCGCGCATCGTGCGCCGCAAGaagcgcggcgagggcggcgggggcgccgcctcctgctcatccgtcggcgaggcgcagtaCGCCGCGGCCAGCTGCGCCATCCGCGGCGAGGATCACCAGGAGGGCCAAGATCaggaggagcgggaggcgcTGCTCGAGGAGGtgcagcggctgcggcgggagCAGACGGCCATCGGGGAGGAGCTGGCGCAGATGAGCCGCCGCCTGCAGGCCACGGAGCGGCGGCCCGACCAGCTCATGTCCTTCCTCGCCAGGCTCGCCGAGGACCCCGACGGCGTCACGCGCCACCTCGTCGAGCAGGCCGCCGAGAAGAAGCGCCGCCGCATGCAGCTCTCCTCCCAAGCCATCTCCCCGCTCCCGCCCCCGCTCCTGGCGCTCGGCGGCAAGGACTGCGACGGCTGGCAGTGGGCGGAGCAGAAGCCGGCGATAGTCCTCCCCTCCTTCGAGCCCACCTCTAGCTACTGCGCCGTGCAGCAGGTGCCGGATTTCGGAggtggcaacggcggcggcggcggcatcaccGGCATGGGCCTGACTGCTGACGACACCGCAGTGGAGATGCCCTTCCCGTTCTGCCTCCTCGGCCAGGGTTTCTTTTAA